The Vicugna pacos chromosome 28, VicPac4, whole genome shotgun sequence genome includes the window TCTGCCTCCTCACTCCCTTTGGCCTAGGAGGGTTTTACTCCATAATTGCCTTGTTTACTGCCACTCTGAGGACTTTGgagtggcagaggtgggaggcaAGTTTTGTTGAAAGTAAAGGGGTGTGTGCCCTGAGCTCTGAGGCTGGCAAGTAAACCCTCCCAGTGTCTAACTACCTGAGAACCGGCCAAGAACCTAGGTGAGAAAAAAAACACCAGGCAACGCAAACTCAGCTGAAGATTCCCAACGGATCACAGTGGGGAAGCTTATGTTTGGCGCCTGGGAAAGACAGAACAACCAAAACTTAATCTGCTCACTTCTGCTGAATAGTTGAAAGCATTACTTGGCATTGTTCTGAGCGGGGAGCCAATGAGAGCCCTCCCAGTTCagcttctgtgggtcaggagctaCAGGGCCACGGTTCCCCTGCTCCAAAACCTTCTAGAGCACCAAGCTCTGGACAGATCCTGCCCTGACTTTTGGGCTCTTCACAAGGCCCCAGGTGACTCAGTCTCTCCCCCACTGACAATTGAATTGATCAGCAGAGCCTAGACCCAGCTGAATGGGACCACCTGCTGGGCCACAAGCACATCCTTTGCTTTCCCAATTCAGCTTCTCAGCTTGCAGGGTTCCCTCTGCCTTAAGCACCAAGTCTCCGCAGCTTTCAAGGCTCTCCTCAAATGCTCCCTCCCTCGTGAAGGTTTTCCCCAGCCCCAATCAGATGTGCTGGCTCTGGTTCCATGCCCTAATCTCCATGCCCTGCTGTTGGCCTCTCTCAAGGCATTAGCCTCATGCAGTTCGGCTTCAGTAGCTCCTGTGTGGACAAGTGTGTCTTGCTTGATTCACCTGAAGCACAAAACACAGTCCCTGGCAGACAGCAGATGCTCAAAAACTGTTTCTGCTGCCCTGTACACCGTTCACCTCCGAGGCAGAGGACGTGCTGGGCAAAGGGACACAGAGTCACACGAATGGAACACTAAGCTCAGCAGACACAAAACAGCCACGGGTACAAGCGGTGCCACAAAGAGTGAAGCGGGGAGCTGCGCCGGGCCTTACCCTTCTTGAACTCCTCCAGCATGGCATCCAGCTTGGTGTCGTGGAAGACGAAGTGCACTGGGTGGTTGTAGAAGCGGGTGATGGTCTTGAGGGGGGTGCAGTCATCCGGGTCCACGAAGGCCAAGTCTTTGACGTACAGAATATCTACAATATTGGACTGCTCATCCTCATACACGGGGATGCGGGTATAGCCGCTCTCCATAATCTCCGACATGGTGTTGAAATCCAGGATGGCATCGCTGCGGATCATGAAGCAGTCCTGCAGCTGGGTCATGATATCCTCCACGGTTTTGGTCCGGAGTTCCAGGGCGCCCTGGATCATGTTCAGCTCCTCTTTCACGAGGTCATTATAGGGCTCCGTCACCTTCAACATCTCCATCAGCTTCTCCCGATTGTAAACGGTGCGAATCTCCTGGCCCAGGAAAAAGTCCAGGAGCTTgctgatgggaaaactgagaggGAAGGTGAGCAGCATAAATAATTTGGTGAGAATGATGGTGTTGGCACCCACAGCCAGCCCGTGTCGGGAGCACAGGGCCTGAGGCACGATCTCCCCAAAGATGACAATGTTAATGGTGGAGGAGGCCACGGCCATGATTCCAGACCCGATAAGGTTGTCTAGAAGGATGGTGAGGGAGGTGTTGACCAGCACGTTTCCCAGGAGCAGGGAGCAGAGCAAGTAGTTGCCCTTGCGTCGGATGGGCTCGATCTTGCGGGCGTAGCGCCTCTCCTTCTGAGTGCCACAGTTCTGCACGATGCGCAGCTCCACAGGGTCCAGGGCCATGAGCCCCAGGTTGAGGCCAGAAAATATGCCTGACAGCACTAGCAGCACCATAACGAGGAGGATATGCAGCCAGAGGGGCAGAAACTTCTTATCCTCCACCATGAAGAGAAGCGAGTCCTTCTCCGCCCACCTCTGCCAGGGCCCGTCCACCCCGGCCCGGGTGCACAGTGCATATAGCTTCTTGTTCTCGCTCCTCCGGAGGAACTTAGTGAGCACCACCAGTATCCCGGACGTGTCCCCGCGGCTCACATTGATCAGCTGCTGGACGACCAGGTCCTTGGTGAGCTCAGGGCAGTTGGTGGAGTTGTGGATGGTCTCGGCGTTGTCCACCTCGGTGAAGGAGATCAGGTTGCTGGAGATGGAGCCCAGCCTCTGTCCGTACAGCCTCAGGTTCACCATGCTGCCCTCGGACACGAAGATGCTGCCATCCGGCTTTGTCCCACACGATTTGTTGCAGCTCGCCAGCCTCATGCCCAGGACCGCGCCCCGCTGGGGGTCGCCCTGGCCGCGGGCCCCCAGCGCCCACAGCGGCACCAGCAGCACCAGCGCCGCCAGGAGGAGGCGCCCTCGGGCCGGCCCGGCGCCCGAGCGCCCGCCCTCGCCCACCGGCGCCATGTTGCTCCGGCTGGGCCGCCGCCGCTCCCCGCGCCACGCCGCGCAGCCCCTCTCGCACCGCCGATCCTGCCGCTCCGCCGCCGCCGAGCCAACTGCCCGGGCCGGCGGCCTGACGTCAGGTCATCGCcccgcctgccccgccccgccggcACACGCACCTCATTTGCATGCtaggccccgcccccggcgcgCGGCTTCGGGGCCCGCCCTCAAGGAAGTCCGGAATTTAAGGTGGAGAGGCGCGGGAGCGCGGGAGCGCGGGAGCCGCGGGCGAGCGCGTGTCCCGCTCTCTTGCTCGCTCGCCTGTCGGCGGTCGGCGCGTCCGCGCGGCTCCCGCTGTCCTTTGCCCGGACCCAGTCTCCTGTGTGCGCAGTTCCCCTTCTGCCGCTCAGCCTGGCCGCGCTTGCTGggctccttcctcttccccaaaAATCTGCATTTCGGGGTGGTGGCCCTTCTCTGTAGGAACCTCGGAAGTAGCACCATGTTGTGCTCAAGCGAGAAAATTATTTTccctgctattaaaaaaaataaaaaaggataccTGAGGACGTAAATAAGCCTGAGGGAGGCCTTCAAGTCCACTGGCATCGTTCTGGCCACTGCACTCCTGGGGTTCCTGCCGGCCTTGTCCCAAAGCCAGAAGTAGTTCCCGCAGCCTCAGCCCTTAGGTCTCCTTGCTGGTGGCGGGCAGCGGAGGGGAAGTCTGAGGAACTAAGGATACAGAATGTTCCTACAGATAGAAGGGCCAGGGTCTGCCCTGGGCTTATCTCCTGTCATTTTCATTTAGGATGCAaatgttgagcacctactacgggCCAGGTACCTGTTCTAAACTCTGACAACGTAGCAGTGAGTACAGCGGAGGCCAAAATTCCTGTTCACTGGAGTTTGCAGTCTAGGCTAGAAAACaggcaataaacaaataaatatatatattttttaatcctcCAACAACCCTAAGAGGTAGTGTGATTATTTCCATAttacaaatgaataaattgaGTCTAGGCACAAAGCAAGGTCCATCCAGACTCATGTTTAAAAGCAGGTTTGTGTGACTTCAGTAAAGCAAGTTGGAGTGTCTCTCAACCcagatttcttcatctgtaagaagGGGGTGAGAATAATGATATAGCACTTCTTCACTAAGCTGGTGGGAACCGCGGGCCTTGGCATTGAACAGGACAGGGTAACTCTGTGAAGGACCTTTGGCTgtgtagttgttgttgttgttgttgttattgtcgTCCTTCCGGGGCCAAACCCCTAACCCCAAATTGTGGTGGTGACTGAGCAGCTGGGGCGGCTGCATGTGGAAACGAGCTGAAGGGCGCGGCGCCGGGCCTAGCCCTGAGATGACTGCTTCCTGGACAGCCCTACCTAGGTGTCAGTCGGCAACTATGAACCGAGTGCCAGGCACTCAGGGTGTGGGGGTAAGACCAAGGCCACCCATCCTGTTAGGGGGAAGGAATGAGACAGACAAACACCCTTATAATAATTGAGAGGTGCACTGACAGAAGGATCAGGTACCAGGTTGAACACTGGATCTCCAAGCAAGCTTTATCCCAGCCCCAGAGACACAGAGTCCATTTCACTCTCCCCCTGCACAAacacttgtgtttatttttgttttggt containing:
- the CNNM4 gene encoding metal transporter CNNM4, producing the protein MAPVGEGGRSGAGPARGRLLLAALVLLVPLWALGARGQGDPQRGAVLGMRLASCNKSCGTKPDGSIFVSEGSMVNLRLYGQRLGSISSNLISFTEVDNAETIHNSTNCPELTKDLVVQQLINVSRGDTSGILVVLTKFLRRSENKKLYALCTRAGVDGPWQRWAEKDSLLFMVEDKKFLPLWLHILLVMVLLVLSGIFSGLNLGLMALDPVELRIVQNCGTQKERRYARKIEPIRRKGNYLLCSLLLGNVLVNTSLTILLDNLIGSGIMAVASSTINIVIFGEIVPQALCSRHGLAVGANTIILTKLFMLLTFPLSFPISKLLDFFLGQEIRTVYNREKLMEMLKVTEPYNDLVKEELNMIQGALELRTKTVEDIMTQLQDCFMIRSDAILDFNTMSEIMESGYTRIPVYEDEQSNIVDILYVKDLAFVDPDDCTPLKTITRFYNHPVHFVFHDTKLDAMLEEFKKGKSHLAIVQKVNNEGEGDPFYEVLGLVTLEDVIEEIIKSEILDESDMYTDNRSRKRVSEKNKRDFSAFKDADNELKVKISPQLLLAAHRFLATEVPQFSPSLISEKILLRLLKYPDVIQELKFDEHNKYYVRHYLYTRNKPADYFILILQGKVEVEAGKENMKFETGAFSYYGTMALSASPSDRSPSHPTTLSRSASLSYPDRSDSASTAPLAGSSNQFGSSILGQYISDFSVRALMDLQYIKITRQQYQNGLLASRMENCPQFPPDGCTICTENLTDKSELPVVDETTTLLNERNSLLHRASHESAI